From the genome of Phaeodactylum tricornutum CCAP 1055/1 chromosome 13, whole genome shotgun sequence, one region includes:
- a CDS encoding predicted protein — protein sequence MDAVPCRGKPRFSTVSIAIPGSVVSNCQTRELRTQMVGQLARAATIYHVDEIIVFDDKLAKEMKPDRGYYQRSNHHGGRSDPHEFMARVFQYCECPQYLRRDFFPMHGDLQYAGLLAPMDAPHHVRVNDRARFREGIVLEKTSSTNGNSLVHCGIRGRPVEIDVKLTPGIRCTVQLDPKASYETGGKPNSIIRGGKVVSPSAPRKFDGTYWGYTTRLASSIKAVFDECPFGVYDLKVGTSERGSTSLDDGKFRLPSYQHALIVFGGVAGIEECVDADESLSLPGSQSRKLFDLWVNICPFQGSRTIRTEEAVLIALAKLSPLLSTAVSPL from the exons ATGGACGCGGTACCTTGTCGTGGAAAACCTCGTTTCTCTACTGTGAGTATCGCGATCCCTGGATCGGTTGTTTCCAACTGTCAAACTCGAGAACTACGTACACAAATGGTTGGCCAGCTAGCGCGAGCGGCAACTATATATCACGTGGATGAAATTATTGTTTTTGACGACAAGCTTGCTAAAGAAATGAAGCCAGATCGGGGTTACTACCAACGAAGCAACCATCATGGTGG CCGGTCAGATCCTCACGAATTTATGGCACGCGTTTTTCAGTACTGTGAATGTCCCCAATACTTGCGCCGGGATTTCTTTCCCATGCATGGTGATTTGCAGTATGCTGGACTCTTGGCACCAATGGATGCGCCCCATCATGTGCGAGTAAATGACCGGGCGCGATTTCGGGAAGGCATTGTCTTGGAAAAAACCTCATCTACAAACGGGAACTCTCTGGTGCACTGCGGTATTCGAGGTCGGCCCGTCGAGATTGATGTTAAGCTGACGCCTGGCATTCGGTGTACTGTGCAGCTAGATCCCAAGGCATCGTACGAGACTGGGGGCAAGCCCAACAGTATCATCCGCGGCGGCAAGGTAGTGTCGCCATCGGCACCGCGGAAATTTGATGGCACCTACTGGGGTTACACAACTCGACTGGCCTCGTCCATTAAGGCTGTTTTTGACGAATGTCCTTTTGGAGTATATGATTTAAAGGTTGGGACAAGTGAACGGGGGAGTACTTCGTTGGACGACGGAAAGTTTCGATTGCCTTCCTACCAGCACGCACTAATTGTCTTTGGCGGAGTGGCTGGTATTGAAGAATGCGTCGACGCGGATGAGAGTCTCTCGCTGCCGGGGTCGCAAAGCCGAAAGCTGTTTGATTTGTGGGTGAATATTTGCCCTTTTCAAGGATCACGAACCATTCGTACCGAAGAAGCAGTGTTGATAGCATTGGCCAAACTCAGTCCCTTGCTGAGCACAGCGGTCAGCCCACTC
- a CDS encoding predicted protein has product MAHFREKVFWHTVVTLLAWGATLLSPGLLVVANTSTSTAFVTTQRRPIYTASERSTPEKCVAGNSLSSESSSFPSLTSHDGNRRRDNPTTTALGSRPRRRNSDRDEGEADRSNYHSDDGAEKEIPQLPAFGATSRGMHSSATSRAKNMTTTDATLVNRKFDLLYTCNLCDTRNVHKVTRIAYHKGVVIATCRGCAVQHLIADNLGFTKLWENAPHKGTIEGYFESQNEEQIDAENQANTQAVVSRVSKEVFALEKTLQHDTSSGAIVDEDGNLAME; this is encoded by the coding sequence ATGGCACACTTCCGAGAGAAAGTCTTCTGGCATACCGTGGTGACGTTATTGGCCTGGGGAGCTACCTTGCTGTCGCCGGGTTTGCTCGTCGTGGCCAATACCAGCACGTCCACCGCCTTTGTAACGACACAACGGCGCCCCATCTATACTGCGAGTGAACGTTCTACTCCTGAGAAATGCGTTGCCGGaaattcgttgtcgtccgaGTCTTCTTCCTTTCCTTCGTTGACGTCACACGATGGCAATCGTAGGAGAGACAATCCGACAACGACTGCGCTTGGATCCCGACCTCGTCGTCGCAACTCCGACCGCGACGAAGGAGAAGCAGATCGCTCCAACTACCACAGTGACGACGGAgcggaaaaggaaatccCGCAGTTGCCTGCCTTTGGAGCGACGTCTCGAGGGATGCACTCGTCCGCTACGAGCCGTGCCAAAAATATGACCACGACAGACGCCACTTTGGTGAATCGCAAATTTGATCTACTCTATACCTGCAACTTGTGTGATACACGCAACGTACACAAGGTGACTCGTATTGCGTATCACAAGGGTGTCGTCATAGCTACCTGTCGTGGATGCGCCGTGCAGCATTTGATTGCCGACAATTTGGGATTTACCAAATTGTGGGAAAACGCACCGCACAAGGGAACGATTGAAGGATACTTTGAATCGCAAAACGAGGAACAGATCGATGCAGAAAACCAGGCAAATACGCAGGCGGTTGTCAGTCGAGTGTCTAAAGAGgtttttgctttggaaaagactCTGCAGCACGATACTTCCTCGGGTGCCATTGTCGATGAAGATGGCAACCTGGCCATGGAGTAG
- a CDS encoding predicted protein, protein MFFFVHSDAQNFSSQLASTSLPMPNRNSPSSMDPKSMEGTDALLISLANRCGGDLRQLLFVFFSFLNRRTDFYLVPHEDDQKEGKARMGFQEGDAEKVLLASFRHFPLRKIPSEIQSKAAEPKDESPSAPYDDSDTSSPPRESLLPKKSDAGPLIENMRGVRLTDQGLQIPVGNGGSTHRYKWTQTIDETSVLIGIPNTIRAKDLSVTIKASFIAVKTKLALPHQHEPHTFVQGNLTQSIVPDESTWTLEGGVLILLLTKRVKSFWKTVVEGDDEIDASLVDSRRRIDEYDASTQTQLRKIIFDQNQVRRGGASSDEILGTVQVDPSSISMPPGVEYIDQKLLDKNTNYSNK, encoded by the coding sequence ATGTTTTTTTTTGTCCACAGCGATGCACAAAACTTTTCGTCGCAACTGGCAAGTACGAGTCTCCCCATGCCGAATCGCAACAGCCCTTCAAGCATGGATCCCAAATCGATGGAAGGCACGGACGCTCTCTTGATTAGCCTGGCGAATCGCTGCGGTGGTGATTTGCGTCAGCTTTTATTTGTTTTTTTTAGCTTTTTAAATCGTCGGACAGACTTTTATTTAGTGCCGCACGAGGATGATCAAAAGGAAGGCAAGGCCCGAATGGGATTTCAAGAAGGCGATGCTGAAAAGGTATTGCTAGCTTCCTTTCGACACTTTCCATTGCGAAAGATTCCTTCAGAGATTCAGAGCAAGGCCGCTGAACCAAAAGATGAGTCGCCATCCGCACCCTACGATGACTCCGATACGTCTTCTCCACCAAGAGAATCTCTTTTGCCGAAAAAAAGCGACGCGGGCCCTCTCATTGAAAACATGAGAGGTGTACGATTGACAGACCAAGGTTTACAGATTCCGGTCGGCAATGGTGGGTCAACACATCGATACAAATGGACCCAGACGATTGACGAGACGAGCGTGCTTATTGGCATTCCAAATACTATTCGCGCTAAGGATTTGTCTGTGACAATCAAAGCGTCTTTTATCGCCGTTAAAACCAAATTAGCGTTACCGCACCAGCATGAACCACATACTTTCGTCCAAGGCAACCTGACCCAGTCGATTGTGCCCGACGAATCGACGTGGACTTTGGAAGGAGGTGTGCTCATACTTTTACTGACCAAACGAGTAAAATCGTTTTGGAAAACTGTGGTAGAAGGagacgacgaaatcgatGCTAGCTTGGTAGACTCGCGGCGGCGCATTGACGAGTATGACGCGTCCACACAAACACAACTGCGTAAAATAATATTTGACCAGAACCAGGTAAGACGGGGAGGGGCATCGTCGGATGAAATTCTTGGAACGGTTCAAGTGGatccttcttcaatttccatGCCTCCTGGTGTCGAATATATTGACCAAAAGCTCCTGGACAAAAATACAAACTATTCCAACAAATAG
- a CDS encoding predicted protein: MSSEKPEEKNPEESPPKVDLPIGEEKEKLAENSDVLDGVATVDQKEEAAETRINSKKDSDELTKRLQKLALERQKASTGDRLKVIQSDTSSHLSSVKTFDELNLPKHLLDAVYAMGFDRPSAIQEEALPRILADPMRNLIGQAQAGSGKSAAFTLGMLYRIVVDSPATTQALCVTPTRELAIQIVDKAVKPLAANMKGLKICLAIANTFIDRGKTVDAHLVVGTPGKVSDFLKRKNLNPRTIKVFVLDEADHMVEEGGHRANSLVIRKVMPPTCQSLFFSATFPPEVVQFAEKMVEKPDKILIEDGPEFLVVDNIRQLWVDTRNYEGGKIEFLADIYSLMSIGQSIVFVGTVVQADKVYNTLTSSGYTCSVLHSKVGPENRDTTMEAFRNGESNVLITTNVLARGVDVDNVGLVINYDVPIDKDGNPDHETYLHRIGRTGRFGRKGTAINLISDEKSIGILAAIEKFYSPAKEMIKQVEADPETLADHIQI; this comes from the exons ATGAGTTCGGAAAAACCCGAAGAAAAGAACCCCGAGGAATCTCCTCCGAAAGTAGATTTGCCGATAGGCGAAGAGAAGGAGAAATTGGCAGAAAACTCGGATGTACTGGATGGGGTTGCGACGGTGGATCAAAAGGAGGAAGCTGCCGAAACCCGCATCAACTCTAAAAAGGACAGCGATGAGCTTACTAAGAGATTGCAAAAGCTTGCTTTGGAACGTCAAAAAGCGAGCACGGGGGATCGTTTGAAAGTCATTCAATCTGACACGAGCTCGCACTTGTCCAGCGTGAAAACATTCGACGAACTCAATTTGCCGAAGCATTTATTGGACGCTGTTTATGCCATGGGTTTTGATCGACCGTCGGCGATTCAAGAAGAAGCTCTACCGCGAATTTTGGCCGACCCCATGCGGAATTTGATTGGACAAGCTCAGGCTGGTAGCGGCAAATCGGCGGCCTTCACCTTGGGAATGCTCTACCGGATCGTGGTTGATTCACCAGCGACGACGCAAGCTCTGTGTGTCACACCAACACGGGAATTAGCCATTCAGATTGTGGATAAAGCGGTCAAACCGCTGGCGGCTAATATGAAAGGTCTCAAAATATGTCTAGCCATCGCCAATACGTTCATTGACCGCGGAAAGACTGTAGATGCACACTTGGTCGTTGGAACCCCGGGAAAGGTTTCTGATTTCCTCAAGCGTAAAAATCTAAATCCCAGAACGATTAAAGTCTTCGTCTTGGACGAAGCGGACCATATGGTGGAAGAAGGTGGTCATAGAGCGAATTCGCTCGTTATCAGAAAGGTCATGCCGCCAACCTGTCAGTCGCTCTTCTTTTCGGCTACTTTTCCTCCCGAGGTCGTTCAGTTTGCGGAGAAGATGGTTGAGAAACCCGACAAGATTCTCATCGAAGATGGACCCGAATTTTTA GTCGTGGACAATATTCGACAACTCTGGGTTGACACACGAAACTACGAGGGCGGAAAAATCGAGTTTTTGGCTGACATTTATTCTCTCATGAGCATCGGTCAAAGTATCGTCTTTGTTGGTACTGTTGTTCAAGCTGACAAAGTGTACAACACGCTGACGAGCTCTGGGTACACCTGCTCCGTGCTGCATAGTAAAGTTGGCCCCGAAAACCGGGACACAACTATGGAAGCCTTTCGCAACGGCGAAAGCAACGTCTTAATTACGACGAACGTTTTGGCACGAGGTGTGGACGTTGATAATGTTGGCCTCGTCATAAACTATGATGTGCCAATAGACAAGGATGGCAATCCTGATCATGAAACGTACCTCCATCGCATTGGTCGCACCGGGAGATTCGGACGGAAGGGAACAGCAATCAATCTGATTTCGGACGAAAAGTCCATTGGGATATTGGCTGCCATTGAAAAGTTTTATTCGCCCGCCAAAGAAATGATCAAACAAGTAGAGGCTGATCCCGAAACACTAGCGGACCACATCCAAATCTAA